Proteins encoded together in one Impatiens glandulifera chromosome 1, dImpGla2.1, whole genome shotgun sequence window:
- the LOC124944922 gene encoding photosystem I subunit O-like, producing MIIFADNLGSYGFRFRERFTKVRLSSGFLKAPVKAINPLMVAKASGGKFTCYVSCIFERDWKDLNVIGFGLIGWLAPSSIPAINDNSLTGLFFSSIGTELAHFPTGPALTWHMRLFLALTFGQIGFKSRTEDYFNKIN from the exons ATGATaatatttgcagataatctcggatcatatgggttccgtttcagggaa CGTTTCACTAAGGTGAGACTGAGCTCAGGATTCCTAAAGGCTCCAGTTAAAGCCATAAACCCTTTGATGGTTGCAAAAGCCTCAGGTGGAAAGTTTACATGTTATgtatcatgtat TTTCGAGAGGGATTGGAAAGATCTGAACGTGATTGGGTTTGGGTTGATCGGATGGTTAGCACCTTCCAGTATTCCGGCGATCAACGACAACAGTTTGACCGGACTCTTCTTTTCCAGCATTGGGACTGAGCTTGCTCACTTCCCAACTGGCCCTGCTCTCACTTGGCACATGAGATTGTTCTTGGCATTGACTTTTGGACAAATTGGATTCAAGAGTAGGACTGAAGATtacttcaataaaataaattaa